The Carcharodon carcharias isolate sCarCar2 chromosome 34, sCarCar2.pri, whole genome shotgun sequence genome includes the window TTTCCGTTACATTGATGATTGTATCAATGCCGTTTCCTGCTCTCACCCTGAACTAGAAAATTtgatcaactttgcttccaatttccagccTTCTCTcagtttcacatggtccatctctgactttTCCCTTCCCTCCTCTGACTTCTCCATCTCCATTTCTATGGATAGGCTGTCAGTTAATATTTATtataagcccaccgactcccaaagCTAAGTCAACTAACAATTGTttacatcctgcttcctgtaaggactccattctattctcccagtttctccatctctgttgcATCCATTTCAATGAAGTAATCTTTCATACCAGTACCTGATATATCTTCGTTTTTCCTCAACCAAGGATTCCCCACATcatagttgacagggcccttgacTGTGTCCGtgccatttcccacacttctctcaccccttcccctctctcccagaacAGCGaaagggttccccttgtcctctcAATCCATCCcgccagcctccgtattcaatggatcatcttCCACCTTTTGTGACATTCCAgtgtctttccctctcttccccaTTCAGCATTtgatagggaccattccctctgtgacaccttgGCCCACTCCTCAATTACCCTCAACATCCTGTTCCCTTCCCATGGCATCTATCTatgagagcagaggagatgcAACACCCACCCTTTCACCTCATCTCTCCTCAACATCCaagaccccaaacactccttccaagggAAATAGCGATATACATGTACTCCTTTTAATTTAGTATACTATATTCGCTGCTCACATTGCAGTCTGCTCTCCGTTGGGAAAACCAaccacagactgggtgaccactttgcaggcACCTCCATTCACTCTGCAAATTGACCCCAAACTTCTGGTCGCCTGTCATTTTCATTCTCCAACTTGCTCTAatgctgacctctctgtccttggcctgcggcagtgttctaatgaagctcaacgtaggctcaaggaacagcacttcatcttttgattaggcactttacaacctttcagactcaacattgagttcaacaattttagaccataatctgtctccattttgtttccttaatttTTGCAGTTTCGATTTACTCGTTTTTGctctcacacctcctctagacacatctttcgtttctttacttgtcccattaccactccctttcgTCTTAACGGTACCAACTTTTTGTTctttctcccaccctcccctctttcacttgtttaaaacctgtcacatttctaactttttttcagctctgatgaaagatcatcaacttcaaatgttaactcttgcttttctctccacagatgctgcctgaccgacTGAGTATTTGCggaattttctgttttggttcaGGTTTCCAGTACCCACAGAATTTTCCTTTTTTATTGGTGTTCAACAATTAACGTATGTCTTTTGTTCTCTAATGCTGGGCGGTATGATAGGCCGCCAGATAATAGGAAAGAGATGGACAAGTAATTAGGCACAATCAAACACAAAAATACTCAactggaaagcagcaaatatTAATGAGTTAAAAAGAGTGAATTGGAATCAAAGACTCTCAGGTAAAACAGTATGTGACCACTGGGATTCCTTCAAAGAAAAGATAATTTGGGTACAAAGTAAGACACCTTTCCACAAGGTGATGGTCATCCAAAcctagagctccctggatgactaaAGTTATAGAGTTTCAACTGAAACAGGGCATCAGGAAACTCAGGAGTGTGTAAACAGTGAAGATGGTagcagacttcaagaggacacagcCAGACTGGTGAAACAGACTGGTACATGGCAGACAAAgatttaatgtagggaagtgtgaagtgatccattttgaacggaagaatgaggagaggcaatacaaaCTAAATGGTACGATTATTAAGGGGTACAGTTACAACAAGACCTGGGATTTGTGTGTAgaaatctttgaaggtagcaggacaagttgATCATCCTGTTAAAAAAAGCTTACTGGATCCTTGGCTACAGAGGCAtttgagtgcaaaagcaaggaacctatgctaaacctttataaatcactgggtagccctcagctggagcattgggctggattttcaccataGAGGCGGGAATCGGGATGATTCCCAAATTGGAAAAATTTGGGAAAGTGCTCAATGCTGGCTGACAGTACATAACTAACCAATTGCCTGGCATAATGCATGACTGACTAAAGTACAAGAAGCctatgaatgattttttaaaaacacctTTGGAGTGAACCTTTTGGAGAAAAGGTGCGAAAAAAAACCTTTTCTCAAACTCCTCTCTTTTTCTGCTCCACCTAGCCCTTGAGACCAGATCGACGCGGCTCTTGAAGCCAGCATGAAAAAGCTGGAGTTCAGCTTGGTAAGAAAAATCTACTCGAAAAGTATGTTTTGCCATGCGAAGCAGAGATACGGGGTTGGACTTAGTCCTGAATTGGCAGACAAAGACTACAGGAGGGGAGGCAAAAGTTGAGGTTTGCTTGAGCTTAATGGTTGTCCATTAACTAATGGTCTGCAGGACGAGGTAAAATGGCAGAGGACGTGGTTCCTTTAGATCATGGATGGGGAACCATTTTCTCATCGCAAGCCATTCACGTAGACAAAAATCAGTCGTGGGCCACACACCGTAAAAACTTAATTTAGTTTTCTTAGAGAAATACAGAAATGTTCAGCTCACCCTCTGTTTTAATGCGATGGCTGAATTTGAAAattatattgttaaatattattataGTAATATAGCTGACACTTCTATCCAAAGCAAATTTGTAATGATGAtgataaatgctattttgaaggGGCGACTGTCATAGCGCTATATTTTTAGAAATCTTGCCCTGGGCCGGATGAAATTGGGCAAAGGGCTGTAGGTTCCCTACTCCTGATAGTTGAGACAAAAGGAAATTGGTATTTTAAACAGATTTTATCCACGCACCAAAACACAACCTGACGACTGGCGACAGGATTACAAATTACCAGGTCTGTTTAACACAGCGAATTATTTACTCATCCCTGTAACTGATTCACCGCCATGCCACATTCAAAGATGGGGCAATTGCTTTTCTACAAACTGAAACAAACTCCCAGCCTCAGGAGCAAAACATTCCTCTCTTCCTGTCCCTTGAAGTCAGATTGTCCACAACCCTTGAAGACAGAGGCCAGCATGAGACTTTTTTTTTGACAAAAGAACATGTTTTGCCATGGGAAGCACGGATATCATACCAAAAAAGCAGCAAAAAACAGATTgtgtgtggaatcttgctgttgcCAAATTGGCTTCCCCAGCTCAATAATCCTCTGAGACCTCTGCGATCCTCCAATTCTTACCTCTTGGGCATTAGcaattttaatcactgcaccattgCTGGTCCTCCCGCCCCACACAtattgggtagaattttgcccttggtgggcgggcgggccccaccggctcggcggcgagcggacagccgacccccgccgccgaaacggggcccgccgccattttgagtgggtgggccaattaaggcccacccagcggcctgcccgacaggaagcgttatggggggggggagggaatccccagctgtcaaagtgcgcatgCGCGCGcaagagcacactgctccaagactaagtcctgtctcagggagattaatgacAGTCtcaaaaacttaaaaaatagaaagataaaaatattattaatgtgttcccctcatgtgacagtatcctCATGTACATTTtgaaccctttcataattttaaatacatcTATCACAACCTAATCCCACTCTGTTTGGCCTTCCCGATACTTGTAACCTCTCTATTCTGGTATCGTCCTGCAGCAAAGAAGATTTATATttagtgcctctatatcctcttAATATAGGGACCAGAACTGCTCAGGTTGAGCGAGGCTGAGTTCTCAGATGTTGTGCGAAGGTTGGCAAAAGTTGATGTTTGCTTAGCTTTAGTCTCAGTAGGGCAGATGATAACATGTCACGAGATACAGCTTCTCTCCACTTTCAGGGCAGAGGAATCCCTATTTAACTGTTTTTTACCCAATCCCAGCATCCAACTCATTGGTGAGAATGGCTTTTAAAGCTTTGGCCTACTTATCACCTTAACACAGCCACTTGGCTACCTCAACGTGCAAAAGCTATTTTACCTCTTTCAAACTGAACCTAGTCCCTGGCCTgtagaaaaaaagagaaaaaacttATTTCTACTCCTCAAACTCCTtaatggggagaaggtggcactgtggtaatgttactggactagtaatccagaggtaaaagcaaaatgctggaaatctgaaagaaaaacaggaagtgttggaaaaactcagcaggtctgacagcagctgtggagagagaaacagagttaatgtttcgagtcagtatgaccctGAACAAGGCTCTGaaggatcatatggactcgaaatgtcaactcggtttttctctccacagatgctgtcagacctgctgagattttgcagcattttctgtttttcttccagaggcccaggctaatgccctgggagcgtgggttcaaaccccaccaaggcagctagtggagtttaagttcagttaataaatctggaattaaaagctagtctcataaagctatcatcaattgttgtaaaaacccatctggttcactaatatctctgtagggaagaaaatctgccacccttacccggtctggcctacaagtgacttgACTCCAGGTCTGTAGCAATGTGTCTGAGTCATAACTgtcccctgcaagccactcagttcaagggcagttagggatgggtaacaaatgctgatcttgccagtggcgcccacgtcccatgaaaggatGAAAATAAAGCAGTCCTTGaacccacagagagagaaacaccaaaaAAATTGAAGTCAAGTTTCATAAAATCCACACGTAAGAGCTTGTTGTGTCGGGAGAAATGAGATCCTGGGCTAGACTTAAGGCTGCATGGGTGTGCAAATAATGCATAAGCACAGGCAGAGTTGACCTTCGACCACAATTGCTGCCCTTTGGCCGAAAATTCTTCAGAACCGAGGATGTGGTTTCTTTCTACAGCTGGGAAAGAAAAACCATGGGTTAACTGAATTTAATCAATTGGACACAATGCTGACATTCAACACTTCCCTATATCAAGGATTGGATTCAAACTCCTGGTTGATTAATAGCCCTCTAGTTCTGTGCAACCTTCAAACCAGTCATTCAACCGCATTCTTACAATAACTCTTCTCTGATATATCTTGCTGGGATTATCCTACCTAGTTGTACTGGTCAGATCTTCTCAAGCAATAACCTTCCTTTCCACTCTCATATCGTCTCCAGAGTGCTTCAAGGATCTATCTTGGCCCCATGCTGTTTCTCATCTACGTGTTGCCCCTTGATAATGCTAGCCAGACATGTGAGTCAGCATCCAATGGCTGGTAACAACAGCTCAACCTCAGCTATCACGTGCTGTCAAACTGCTTGTCCAGCTACCTACATGTTGCCCCCTATTTCAATCAGGAGCTGACTCAGATTCCATATCTTCTCTATCACAAACAGCACCTACTTCAGGCcaggatctaattgaatggtggagcgtaCCTGAGGGGTTGAATTGCCTAGGCATGTTCCTCTATTTCCACTTCATCAtatcaacaacttatatttataaagcacctttaacataatcgGGCACTTTGTAggtgcattataaaacaaagtatgacactgcaCCACATAAAGAGAGATTAGGTCAaatgatcaaaagtttggtcaaagaagtaggttttaggAAGTGTcccaaaggaggaaagtgaggcagagaggtgtagtgagggaattccaaagcttgggacccaggcaactgaaggcatgatcaccaatggtggaacgattctaattggggatgtgcaagagggcagaattagaggaacacagttatctcagaggattgtggggctggagaagattacagagatagggaggggcaaggccatgaagggatttgaaaacaaggatgagaattttaaaacaaagatgtcacttgaccgggagccagtgtaggtcagtgagcacggggtgataggggaatgggaatcgcggcaagttaagacacaggcagcaaagttttggatgacctcaggtttacagAGATTAGAGAATACAGGAGACCAGCCAGgactgcattggaatagtcaagtctacagGTAATAAAGGCGTGGATGATGGTGCTGAAACCCTCATGCTTTGTGGCTTTGTCACCTCCAAACTCAATTTCtccaataaaaacaaagtgctggaaaagttcagaaggtctggcagcatcagtggagagagaaacagagttaacgtcgaGTCCGATACAaagtcaaaacgttaactctgtttctctctccacagatgctgcctgatctgctgagcttttccagcacttcctgtttttatttcagatttccagcatctgcggtattttgctttcaattgcTCTAATGCCCTCCATGCCAGGTTCTCTTCCTCAGTAACCTCCCCTCATCCAAAATTGTGATGCTTGTCTCTTGTGTAGCACAAAATCCCATTCGCTCTCCACCTTAGCCATGCAAGGAGGTAATTTTCACTTCCATTATCTGGGCAGGAATAGTAGCAGAGgaacaggagcaggtcattcaaTGCCTCTAGCCTATCAACTTACTTGATCAGAATAAGTCAAATAAAATTACATTCAGAATTATTTAACAGCTTATAAATTTCTCTTCTTACATATTTTAGTACCTTCAATAGGTTGCGCAGTTTTCAATTAATCAGTCAGGTCCCCACTTCAACTAGAGGCTCGTTTTCGGCATTATTTTGTACTTGCCCAAACAATTTCCACACAATCTTGAGAAAGAATTGGAACTTAACTTGGGAAAATTGGACAAGTCATTAGGTATCCTGcaatatatttttctttattctttcatgagatgtgggccagtatttgttgcccatccctaattgcccttgaactgagtggcttgctaggccatttcagagggcagttaagagttagccacattgctgtgggtctggagtcacatgtagatcagattggctaaggatagcagatttccttccttataggacattagtgaaccagatgggtttttacaacaatcgatgatttttgagactagctttatattccagattcattaattgaattcaaactccaccagctgccataatgggatttaaacctgtgtccccagggcctctggattgctactCAATGAtgttaccattacaccaccatctccccatatgcATGTGCTAGGTACGCTGATTGGAACTTGGTAAAACAGTGAATAGAAAACTAAATGTGCTCAGGAAACACAAAAGCATTTTTGTCTAATTTTAGCATGAATAATTTTATTTCAAATTAAAGCTACTTACAGCAGCCGATGGATCTGAAATTGTGAGAGGACACAGGATTAACATAATCCAGGGCAGCAAGTGTTGATGTGACAAACTAATGCTGATAGGTAAGGAATTTCTAACAATGAAATATCCTATTAAGAGTACCAACaactgaagagggagagagagaaatgtaacAGGTAGACAGAATGCTCGTATAAAGAGTTAACACAAGAAACTTAAAGTGGAGTGCATTACCAGGGTAAGAATTCAAATATACAAGTTGAACCCTTATTATACTGCACGGTTGAAGTTGGCACCCAAGTGTTGCCAACAGGTGAAACAGGGGTAGAGAGTGAGGACACTCAGGCAAAAGGATACAGACATCATCCAATCTCTTTTTAAAGTGAGGCATCACAATTatattttgaaacaaaaacaaaaattgctggaaaaactcagcaggtccgacaggatctgtggagaggaatgcagagttaacgtttcgagtccgtgtgactcttcatcattATTGTAAACTATTACATTTTGGGTTGGATAGTAAAGCTTGTAGCCAGAAAAGTAAAGTTCTTTGGAGAACAGGAGTTCCTTTGCGGTACAAGCTGAGGAAGCAGGTTAGGAAACTTAAATAGGAAACTAGAGTAAAGCTTACATGTGAACATGGGAATGTTCCCACAAAATGTGACGAGAAAGTAAGCAACTGCAAGTATGGTTTTGTAAACGATGCTGTACAACAATGTAGTTTCCCTTCATGTGTGAGTATGTTGGTGCTTCTTCAAATGACTGGACTGTGTGAAGGCtttaccacacacactgcactcaaaTGGTCTCTCTCCTGTGTGAGTACGCTTGTGATTCTTGAGATGACTCAACTGTGGGAAAGCTTTTTGACAAACGCTGCACTCAAATGGTCTCTCACCAGAGTGGGTCCGCTCATGATTCTTGAGACGCCTTGACTGTGTAAAGGCTTGTCCGCACACACTGCACTCAAACAATCTCTCGCCAATGTGAATTTGCTGATGATTTTCCCACTCACTGGCTGTATAAAATCGCTTTTTACACTCGCTGCATTcaaacggtctctccccagtgtgagtgatCTCGTGTTTCTTTAGGTGAAAGGATCGGGCAAAAGCTTTtccgcacacactgcatccaaaGGGCCTCTCTCCCGTGTGAATTCGCTGATGATTCGTCAGTTCACTGGCTGAACAAAATCGTTTTTTACATTCACAACATTCAAATggtttctctccagtgtgaatgcGCCGATGCACTGTTAGGTAGCTGGATGTGTAAAATCGTTTTTTACACTCGTTACATTCAaacggtctctccccggtgtgaattcgctggtgcacCATCAGCTCACTTGTTCTGTAAAATCGTTTTTTACACTCGCTGCACTGAAAGGGTCGctctccagtgtgaacccgctggtgctGTGTGAGCTCACTGACTCTATAAAACCGCTTTTTGCATTCAGTACATTCATAGGGTCTCTCTCCGGTGTGAGTTCGCTGGTGATTCACACGCTCGCTGGCTGTGTAAAATCGTTTTTTACACTCAGCGCATTCAtacggtttctccccagtgtgaaaccGCTGGTGGACTGTAAGGGAACTGATTGTATAAAATCCCTTTTTACATTCATTGCATTCGAAGCGTCGCCCTTCGACATGAATTTGTTGATGGGTTTTCAGCTGGCCGGATGTGCGGAACTTGCGGtcacactccacacactgaaaccGTTTCTCTGCAGTGTGAATTAGCTCATGTCGCCTCAGGTTGTGGTATCCTCCAAACCTCCTTTTGCACACGGGGCACTCAAAGggcttctctccagtgtgaacgcGAAGGTGTATTTCTAAATGTGAAGGGGATGTGCAGGCTTTGGCACAGACGGAGCACAGGTACTGGCGGCGGTGGCGGGTGGCAGGAGGAGATGGAGCTGGATTATCCCCAGCGACTTCGGTCACGACTGTTGGATCATTCATTTCAAATTTGGATTCCTCGTGTATGGCCATAGCCAAAGTCAATATCCATGCTGTCTGCTAGGACATCtacaacaaataaaacaaaagccAGTTCAATAACGTACTTGATACCGTTCATTTCCTTCTTTTGTATTTATTTGCTATCATTACTTTCCATCTTAAACAGACAATCAACACTTGTTTCCTCTCAGCTGTCCTCCACCAGGCTGAAAATACAATAGAAAGCCGATTGCCTCATCATGCACAATACAGATTCTCATACTTTGTAAAGAGTAGCGACAAAAAAAAGTAAACTTTCTTTTTTTCGCCAGATGGAGAATGTTGCATCCTTTCCACGCCAGGAAGCAGTTTTAGTCTCCCTAACTCTATAAGGACCTTCAGTTATCGGAACGATCTTCAGATGtcggaaatccgaaataaaaacagaacatgacggaaatactcagctggtctggcagaaACTGTagcaggagaaacagagttaacatttcaggttaatgaTATTTGGGTCAGTTGCTGGAGAGGGTATACAGAAGGTATACAGTTATTGGAAAAGCTAAAGAGCTACTAAACATGCATCTTTGCAGCAATGAGAGCCGTGGGACAATAGATAGGActtatgtgggaactccaggaaaTTTCATGCATCCAGGATAACCACACGTACAGGAAATACCTCCAGTTGATCAAAGGTTTCTTGAACTTGAGAAGCAGTTGGACTCACTACAGGGCATGTtgccaactgtgatgaggataatcttgaacttcaaaagaacatagacatgttggtggattgggcagacaagtggcaaatgaagttcaatgcagaggagtgtgaggtgattcgttATGGCAGGAAAGATACAGTGGGACAATATAAAGGAAGAGCCTCTAAAGAAAGTGCAGGGACCTCGGTGTACACATACATAGGTCACTGaaaatggcagggcatgttgagaaagcagttaataaagtatccTAGACTTTATTATTTGGGTCTTCAAGtccaagagtaaggaggtcatgttgaacttgtataagacactagtcaggcctcatctggagtactgcgtgagttctgggcaccaaacttgagaaaggatgtgaagtCTTTGGAaagtccagaggagattcacaagaatgattcctgggatgaagaactggagCTACGAGGAtcgattggagaggttggggctcttttccttggagaaaatgaGGCTTGAGAGGAGACTCGATAGCGGTattcaaggtcctgaggggtagagacaggataaatagtgagaaactgttcccactcaagagagcaccAAGAACTAGAAGGCacggttcaaaataattggcaaaaggagtaaatgtgatgaggaaaaaatttttcacccagagggtggtcggagtctggaacgaacttcctgaaatGTTGGTGGAggctgatttgattgaggtattcaaaagggaatcggattgctacctgaacagagagaatgtgcaaggttatggggataaggcaggggagtgggattaggtggaatgttctttcagagagccagtgcagactcgatgggccgaatagcctccttcggcattgtaaAGATACTGTGTTAGCTAGACACTGAAAGTAAGCTTTCTACAATGCGTATTCCAGGATGCGGTCATCCTGCAAATAAAGAGTTCACGTGTTCAAGTTGATGGCCCTCCAATAGAGTATGAAGTTGCAGACAGCACAAGAATCCTCCTGGAATACAGCACTCTCAAACCAGCTTTCAGTGTTGCGGGCCGTGACCCCTCAGCCGAAGTGCAGTCTAGAGAAATGTGGGATAATAACTCCATGGCAAGGGGAGCACAGCAAAGTGTAGAAATGCAGCGTTCAGAGAGGAATCAATAGTCAAAGAGGGACAGATAGGCATTTTTACAATCCCTAAGGTGTGTCACATGGTGTATTGGCTCCCTCCTATCAGGATGAAAGGTTGGAACATAGGAGtatgccatttagcccctcaagacTGATCCACCATTTAACTCAAAgatgttaagggatatggggcaaagttgggtatatggagttaggtcagagcagccacgatctcattgaatggcagagcagactccagGGGATAAATAGCCTCTTCCTGTCCCTATCAGTAAAGATCTATTGTGTGGTACTATGCAAAAGCCTTAGTCCAGGTACATATCAACTGAGGGAAGTAGGCGTGGATCTCAAtaatggtggttagacactgtggATAGCTCATCTTGCAATCAAAGTTGCAAAGAATCTGCTTCAGCCTTAAGACAGTTATCAAGGGAGAAGGAAAAGAGATTGTGGTAGGAACTGAAGGCAATAACTTCAGCCTTCCAAGTATCCAGCCAGAGAATATTTCTGCTCAAGGGACACTGGGTGTCGACTGAGCAGTCTGGCCATTTAAAGACAGGAGGACTGGCGGAGAGGTGGTGTGTACTTGTAGAAACGCTGTGCTTTTTAAGGGACAGCGTGTCAATGAGAAATAGCACAGGGTCAATTTGGGGACAACAGAGGGAAAAGAGAGGGTGGGACTCCCTCCGGGATCCCGGGAGGCGTCCCTCTAGGACCCTGTGGGGGGTGGGAATCCCTCTAGGACCTGGGAGGCCACAGTGGGGGGGAACCCTCTAGGACCCCTGTGGGCAGAAGGGGAGGGAGTCCCTCTAGCACCCCTGGAGGCcccagtggcggggggggggcggagataATAGGCTGGTGCTCCCTCTAGGACCCTTGTAGGCAGAGGGGTAGGGAGTCCCTCTAGGAACCGGGGTGAGGGGGGGAACGGTGAGGGTCCCTCTAAAACCCTTGTGGACAAGTTGACAGAGAGCCCCTCTAGGACCCCGGGGGT containing:
- the LOC121272505 gene encoding zinc finger protein OZF-like, with the translated sequence MAIHEESKFEMNDPTVVTEVAGDNPAPSPPATRHRRQYLCSVCAKACTSPSHLEIHLRVHTGEKPFECPVCKRRFGGYHNLRRHELIHTAEKRFQCVECDRKFRTSGQLKTHQQIHVEGRRFECNECKKGFYTISSLTVHQRFHTGEKPYECAECKKRFYTASERVNHQRTHTGERPYECTECKKRFYRVSELTQHQRVHTGERPFQCSECKKRFYRTSELMVHQRIHTGERPFECNECKKRFYTSSYLTVHRRIHTGEKPFECCECKKRFCSASELTNHQRIHTGERPFGCSVCGKAFARSFHLKKHEITHTGERPFECSECKKRFYTASEWENHQQIHIGERLFECSVCGQAFTQSRRLKNHERTHSAVERNHILGSEEFSAKGQQLWSKVNSACAYALFAHPCSLKSSPGSHFSRHNKLLRVDFMKLDFNFFGVSLSVGSRTALFSSFHGTWAPLARSAFVTHP